One Falsihalocynthiibacter arcticus DNA segment encodes these proteins:
- a CDS encoding gamma-glutamylcyclotransferase: MTDTPLWVFGYGSLMWRPGFKYKNRQVARLSGYQRSFCMWSIHYRGTVESPGLVLALDRDEASSCLGLGFEVAAQDAADALEYLRERELISSAYLEVELPMDLKDGRRVTAVTYVINRENNQYCGGIDLQKQAQVIARSHGVMGPNVEYLKNTAEHLRELGIVDADMEWLVAQVDKGGGESSDY, encoded by the coding sequence ATGACGGACACGCCCCTTTGGGTTTTTGGCTATGGCTCTCTGATGTGGAGGCCTGGTTTTAAGTACAAAAACCGCCAAGTCGCCCGACTCTCGGGGTACCAGCGCAGTTTTTGCATGTGGTCCATTCACTATCGTGGAACCGTTGAGAGCCCTGGACTTGTGCTGGCTTTGGATCGGGACGAGGCTTCCAGTTGCCTTGGGTTAGGGTTTGAGGTCGCCGCACAAGACGCGGCCGATGCCCTTGAATACCTGCGGGAACGGGAGTTGATTTCCTCGGCCTATCTTGAAGTCGAGTTGCCGATGGACCTCAAGGATGGGCGGCGTGTAACTGCGGTGACCTACGTTATCAACCGCGAGAACAACCAGTATTGTGGTGGGATTGATTTGCAAAAACAAGCGCAAGTGATCGCGCGTTCGCACGGGGTCATGGGCCCCAACGTGGAATACCTGAAAAATACCGCCGAGCATTTGCGTGAATTAGGGATCGTTGACGCGGATATGGAATGGTTGGTAGCACAGGTTGACAAAGGTGGCGGCGAATCGAGTGATTATTGA
- a CDS encoding F0F1 ATP synthase subunit delta, protein MSEPASISSGIATRYATAVFDLAKEGKKLPALEADCNALESALSDSDDFVTLISSPVLSRDEQSNAVTAIAKAMKLSPIVSNTLGLMAEKRRLFVLPQLITALRTRIADEKGEVTAEVTAAKKLTKAQADALAKTLKASVGKDVIVNVAVDESLIGGLIVKMGSKMIDTSISSKLANLQNAMKEVG, encoded by the coding sequence GTGTCCGAACCAGCTTCGATCTCCTCTGGCATTGCTACGCGCTATGCCACGGCCGTCTTTGACTTGGCCAAAGAAGGCAAAAAACTCCCAGCCCTTGAGGCTGATTGTAACGCGTTGGAAAGCGCACTTAGTGACAGCGACGATTTTGTGACTTTGATTTCTTCACCCGTGTTATCGCGTGACGAGCAAAGCAACGCTGTGACTGCTATTGCCAAAGCAATGAAACTCTCGCCTATCGTGTCTAACACGCTGGGTCTGATGGCCGAAAAGCGTCGCCTTTTCGTGCTGCCCCAATTGATCACGGCTCTGCGTACGCGGATTGCCGATGAGAAGGGGGAAGTCACCGCCGAAGTGACGGCAGCTAAGAAGCTGACCAAAGCTCAGGCAGACGCGCTTGCCAAAACGCTTAAGGCGTCAGTTGGCAAAGATGTCATCGTGAATGTTGCCGTGGATGAATCCCTCATCGGCGGCCTTATTGTTAAGATGGGCTCAAAGATGATCGACACGTCGATCTCCTCTAAGCTCGCTAACCTCCAGAACGCAATGAAAGAGGTCGGATAA
- a CDS encoding DUF2125 domain-containing protein, translated as MRFFVWLLAIVSILWGGYWFVGANAVEKAAISAIEDATDAGNSITYSSLNTAGFPNRFDTTIKDIDIFTLSGLRWKAAFFQIFALSYKPYHIIAVWPHEQLIEYQGISAQISTSDLRASLVVKPNSTLALNRFQLTGEDLKVVLNAGTTYRSRAISAASRQGILPFSHDFLGKMSDVSLPSIMDPTGTVSIETVVLDTNLEFDAALGRGEVPAKLAALTLNQFSLSQGKVNITLSGALAFDSEGFATGSLTFSTPNWEDGFAMLDGLGAIPTEQSHMVKTVLKGLASTSGSATDIHAPITVNRGNIFLGFIPLGFIPPF; from the coding sequence ATGCGGTTTTTTGTTTGGCTTTTGGCTATCGTGTCGATTCTCTGGGGCGGCTATTGGTTTGTCGGCGCGAATGCGGTGGAAAAAGCTGCGATTTCTGCCATTGAAGACGCCACCGACGCAGGGAATTCAATCACGTATTCCAGCTTGAATACGGCGGGTTTCCCAAACCGGTTTGATACGACAATCAAGGATATCGATATTTTCACGCTTTCGGGGCTTCGATGGAAAGCTGCTTTTTTTCAAATCTTTGCCTTGAGTTATAAGCCCTATCACATCATCGCCGTCTGGCCCCACGAACAACTGATTGAATATCAGGGTATCTCGGCACAGATTTCAACGTCGGACCTTCGGGCAAGCCTCGTTGTAAAACCCAACTCCACTCTGGCGCTCAACCGATTTCAATTGACCGGCGAGGACCTTAAAGTTGTCTTGAACGCGGGCACGACCTATCGATCGCGCGCGATTTCGGCGGCTTCTCGTCAAGGTATTCTGCCCTTTTCTCATGATTTCTTAGGGAAGATGTCTGATGTCTCTTTACCATCGATAATGGATCCGACAGGCACCGTTTCGATTGAAACCGTAGTGCTTGACACCAATCTGGAATTTGACGCTGCCCTCGGTCGAGGCGAAGTGCCCGCGAAACTCGCAGCACTCACCCTCAACCAGTTTTCGCTCTCGCAAGGGAAAGTGAATATCACTCTATCTGGTGCGCTAGCCTTTGATTCTGAGGGTTTCGCAACGGGTTCGCTCACGTTTTCGACGCCTAACTGGGAAGATGGGTTTGCGATGCTGGACGGGCTTGGTGCGATTCCCACTGAACAATCGCACATGGTTAAAACGGTGTTAAAGGGCCTCGCATCCACAAGTGGTTCCGCAACCGATATTCATGCGCCCATCACGGTAAATCGTGGAAATATCTTTTTGGGCTTCATACCCCTTGGCTTTATCCCGCCGTTCTAA
- a CDS encoding F0F1 ATP synthase subunit gamma has protein sequence MPNLKDLKNRIESVKSTRKITKAMQMVAAAKLRRAQDAAEAGRPYAERMNSVLGGLAAAVGGSSSGPKLLTGTGSDQVHLLVVMTSERGLCGGFNSSIAKLARAKAQELQAAGKTVKILTVGKKGRDQLKRDFAGSMISHVDLSDVKRVGYVNAHKIATQVLDRFNVGEFDVATIFYSRFVNVVTQVPTAQQVIPASFEETSEASTLYDYEPSEEAILADLLPRGVATQIFAALLENGASEQGARMSAMDNATRNAGEMIEDLTIVYNRSRQAVITNELIEIISGAEAL, from the coding sequence ATGCCAAACCTGAAAGACCTAAAAAACCGGATCGAAAGTGTCAAATCGACACGTAAGATCACCAAAGCCATGCAGATGGTTGCCGCGGCGAAACTTCGCCGCGCGCAAGATGCTGCAGAAGCTGGTCGCCCTTATGCAGAACGGATGAATTCCGTTCTGGGTGGCCTAGCTGCGGCGGTTGGTGGCTCGTCCTCCGGTCCGAAGTTGCTCACGGGTACGGGTTCAGATCAAGTTCACCTTTTGGTGGTCATGACGTCTGAACGCGGTCTCTGTGGGGGTTTCAACTCTTCTATTGCCAAGCTGGCCCGCGCAAAAGCTCAGGAGCTTCAAGCGGCTGGTAAGACGGTCAAAATCTTGACTGTTGGCAAAAAAGGGCGTGACCAGCTCAAACGCGATTTCGCGGGCTCTATGATCAGCCACGTTGATCTGTCCGATGTTAAACGTGTTGGCTATGTCAATGCTCACAAGATCGCGACCCAAGTTCTTGACCGCTTTAATGTCGGTGAATTTGATGTCGCAACGATCTTTTATAGCCGCTTTGTAAACGTGGTGACCCAAGTGCCAACAGCACAACAGGTGATCCCGGCCTCGTTTGAAGAAACGAGCGAAGCATCAACGCTCTATGATTATGAACCCAGCGAAGAGGCGATCCTTGCGGATCTCTTGCCGCGTGGTGTGGCCACACAGATTTTCGCCGCTCTCCTTGAGAATGGCGCATCTGAGCAAGGTGCTCGGATGTCTGCAATGGACAACGCAACACGTAACGCGGGTGAAATGATTGAAGACCTGACCATTGTGTACAACCGCTCGCGTCAGGCCGTCATCACCAATGAGCTTATCGAAATC
- the atpA gene encoding F0F1 ATP synthase subunit alpha, protein MAIQAAEISAILKDQIKNFGQDAEVAEVGRVLSVGDGIARVYGLDNVQAGEMVEFPGGIVGMALNLEADNVGVVIFGSDRDIKEGDLVKRTNSIVDVPYGDELLGRVVDGLGNPIDGKGPIKTKNRAVADSKAPGIIPRKSVHEPMATGLKSVDSMIPVGRGQRELIIGDRQTGKTAIALDTILNQKSYNEAAGDDESKKLYCVYVAIGQKRSTVAQLVKKLEETGAIKYTIVVAATASDPAPMQFLAPYAATAMAEFFRDNGRHALIVYDDLSKQAVSYRQMSLLLRRPPGREAYPGDVFYLHSRLLERSSKLNEDNGSGSLTALPIIETQGGDVSAFIPTNVISITDGQIFLETELFYQGIRPAVNTGLSVSRVGSSAQTNSMKSVAGPVKLELAQYREMAAFAQFGSDLDAATQQLLNRGARLTELMKQAQYSPLTNAEIVCLILAGTKGYLDKIAVKDVGRFEAGLLSHLHSKHADILKWIADEDPKIKGDAEAKIRVALDEFAANFA, encoded by the coding sequence ATGGCTATCCAAGCTGCCGAAATTTCTGCGATCCTTAAGGACCAGATCAAAAACTTTGGCCAAGACGCCGAAGTGGCCGAAGTCGGCCGAGTATTGAGCGTTGGCGATGGTATCGCTCGCGTTTATGGGCTTGATAATGTTCAAGCTGGTGAAATGGTTGAGTTCCCTGGCGGCATCGTCGGGATGGCTTTGAACCTTGAAGCAGACAACGTTGGTGTTGTTATCTTCGGGTCTGACCGTGACATCAAAGAGGGTGACCTCGTTAAGCGGACAAACTCCATCGTGGACGTGCCTTACGGCGACGAATTGTTGGGGCGCGTTGTTGACGGCCTTGGTAATCCGATCGACGGCAAAGGCCCGATCAAAACAAAAAATCGCGCTGTTGCGGACTCCAAGGCTCCGGGCATTATTCCCCGTAAGTCTGTTCACGAGCCAATGGCGACTGGTTTGAAATCTGTTGACTCGATGATCCCCGTTGGCCGTGGCCAGCGCGAATTGATTATTGGTGACCGTCAAACAGGTAAAACAGCGATCGCGCTCGACACGATCCTGAACCAAAAATCTTACAATGAGGCCGCTGGCGACGACGAGAGCAAAAAGCTCTACTGCGTTTACGTTGCGATCGGTCAAAAGCGCTCCACAGTTGCTCAGCTTGTTAAAAAGCTCGAAGAAACTGGCGCGATCAAATACACAATCGTTGTGGCTGCGACGGCTTCGGATCCTGCCCCTATGCAGTTCCTTGCGCCATATGCTGCGACTGCGATGGCGGAATTCTTCCGTGACAATGGCCGCCACGCTTTGATCGTTTATGATGATCTTTCCAAGCAAGCCGTGTCCTACCGTCAAATGTCCCTCTTGCTGCGTCGTCCTCCCGGACGTGAAGCTTACCCAGGCGACGTTTTCTATCTTCACTCCAGACTTTTGGAGCGGTCTTCGAAATTAAACGAAGATAACGGTTCTGGTTCTTTGACGGCGCTGCCGATTATTGAAACTCAAGGCGGCGACGTTTCTGCGTTTATTCCGACGAACGTGATTTCGATCACCGACGGTCAGATTTTCTTGGAAACTGAATTGTTCTACCAAGGTATCCGTCCAGCGGTTAACACTGGTCTCTCGGTTTCGCGTGTTGGGTCTTCCGCACAAACAAACTCGATGAAATCGGTGGCTGGTCCGGTTAAACTTGAGCTTGCTCAGTACCGTGAGATGGCTGCCTTCGCACAGTTTGGTTCCGATCTCGATGCTGCAACTCAGCAATTGCTGAACCGTGGTGCTCGCTTGACCGAATTGATGAAGCAGGCTCAGTATTCGCCCCTTACAAACGCAGAAATCGTTTGTTTGATCCTGGCGGGTACAAAAGGGTATCTGGACAAAATCGCAGTGAAAGACGTCGGACGTTTTGAGGCGGGACTTTTGTCTCACCTACACAGCAAACACGCTGACATCTTGAAATGGATTGCTGATGAGGACCCCAAAATTAAGGGGGACGCAGAAGCCAAGATTCGTGTCGCACTCGATGAGTTCGCTGCTAATTTCGCCTAG
- the gloB gene encoding hydroxyacylglutathione hydrolase → MPLEIVTIPCLKDNYAYLIHNSETGETALVDIPEAAPIEAVLAQKGWTLTDILITHHHWDHIDGLEALSVGKARIIGAKADAHRLPPLTLAVEDNSVLTICGESVQILDVSGHTIGHIAFYFRKTGTIFTADSLMVMGCGRLFEGSPEMMLGSMEKFAKMPDTTLLYSGHEYTAHNANFALTVDPENTALITRITEISAARDAGLPTIPSTLGQERATNPFLRYEDAHIRATLNLQEASNVEVFAELRTRRNGF, encoded by the coding sequence ATGCCCCTCGAGATTGTCACGATCCCTTGCTTGAAAGATAACTACGCTTATTTAATTCACAATAGCGAAACTGGCGAGACCGCTTTAGTGGACATTCCGGAGGCTGCGCCCATTGAGGCTGTGCTCGCGCAAAAGGGATGGACGCTGACGGATATTCTGATCACGCATCATCATTGGGACCATATTGACGGGCTTGAGGCGCTTTCTGTCGGGAAGGCGCGCATTATCGGCGCCAAAGCCGACGCTCACCGCCTGCCCCCACTCACCTTGGCGGTCGAGGACAACAGTGTCTTAACGATATGCGGCGAAAGCGTGCAAATTCTCGACGTGTCCGGGCATACAATCGGACATATAGCGTTTTATTTTCGCAAGACCGGCACGATATTTACCGCCGACAGCCTGATGGTGATGGGATGTGGGCGTTTGTTTGAAGGGTCGCCGGAAATGATGCTCGGCTCCATGGAAAAGTTTGCCAAAATGCCAGATACGACTCTACTTTATTCGGGACACGAATATACCGCCCACAATGCAAATTTCGCACTAACGGTTGATCCCGAAAACACCGCCCTGATCACCCGTATCACCGAGATTTCAGCGGCGCGGGACGCGGGATTGCCCACAATTCCCTCAACTTTGGGTCAAGAACGTGCGACCAATCCATTTTTACGATATGAAGACGCCCACATTCGCGCTACGCTCAACTTACAGGAGGCCTCGAACGTCGAGGTTTTCGCCGAACTCCGTACGCGGAGAAACGGTTTCTAG
- a CDS encoding extensin family protein, protein MKLLGAGVLVALLASAPVVSIANAPTQSLRPLSRPTEGVVSKTSPVSSEPRLMLVPVYYSASVRPVPRPVALGGTAPLKKSIPMTKVVTKTTVTMVASKSAVEHSLRPLLRPEGRIVTKSRATTQQEVVTLAAVKAPQSVPTSNKGSICGSSRIRGQTMSAIPGKIKGCGVENPVSVTSVAGIPLSRAATMDCNTAITLHNWVEKGVKPAVGRLGGGVARIDVISGYSCRTRNNQKGKRISEHGKGKAVDISGITLANGVSISVLKGWNSKAQGKLLRAMHQSACGPFGTVLGPSANSFHRDHFHFDTAKYRSGSYCK, encoded by the coding sequence ATGAAGTTACTTGGAGCAGGAGTACTTGTCGCATTGTTGGCCAGTGCACCCGTGGTCAGTATTGCCAATGCTCCAACACAGTCGCTTCGGCCCCTTTCTCGTCCGACCGAAGGGGTGGTTTCTAAGACGTCGCCCGTGTCGTCGGAACCGCGGTTGATGCTGGTTCCTGTCTATTACAGTGCCTCCGTACGCCCCGTTCCGCGGCCCGTTGCGCTTGGGGGAACCGCCCCCTTGAAAAAATCAATTCCTATGACCAAAGTTGTCACAAAGACCACTGTCACAATGGTCGCGTCAAAATCCGCCGTTGAACATTCGCTGCGACCTTTGTTACGGCCTGAGGGGCGTATCGTTACGAAATCACGCGCAACGACACAGCAAGAAGTTGTGACGCTCGCAGCAGTGAAAGCGCCACAATCCGTCCCGACCAGCAATAAGGGATCAATTTGTGGAAGCAGCAGAATTCGCGGCCAAACCATGAGTGCCATTCCGGGAAAAATCAAAGGCTGCGGTGTTGAAAATCCTGTATCCGTAACTTCCGTCGCGGGCATTCCCCTTTCGAGAGCCGCCACAATGGATTGCAATACAGCCATAACATTGCACAATTGGGTGGAAAAAGGCGTAAAACCCGCCGTCGGACGCCTTGGCGGCGGGGTCGCACGCATTGACGTTATTTCGGGGTATAGCTGTCGCACGCGCAATAACCAAAAAGGCAAAAGAATTTCAGAGCACGGCAAAGGTAAAGCCGTCGATATTTCCGGTATCACTCTTGCAAATGGCGTCTCAATTTCGGTCCTAAAAGGGTGGAACAGCAAGGCTCAAGGCAAGCTTTTACGCGCCATGCATCAGTCCGCCTGCGGCCCCTTCGGGACAGTGCTCGGCCCTTCCGCCAATAGCTTTCATCGTGACCATTTCCATTTTGATACCGCCAAATATCGCAGCGGATCGTATTGTAAATAG
- a CDS encoding peptidoglycan -binding protein, translated as MALSRRTGQRFQGSIWPGFVDAMTALLLVLMFVLTIFMVVQSVLRETISGQETELDELTSQVLSLAEALGLEQTTNQQLQSEVVRLSSNLLDARDAADIQASMIASLTVKNDAQSVEISARKAAIASFEAQVATLLAQRNKALADGTALATTLSEAEQEKALLISEQEALQLALASVREEVDQGAEAARLAAAKREALEALIADLQVESAREKTSLAQTLARLAEQETLNAGLSDGLLEAQSKLDAVEAARLAELAAAEALRLRLDTAATALSEEEAARLAEAAAAQALRDRLANADDEITAMSMALEAKRQEAEDTLTLLAAANDARGDLDERLAAALAAKIFADKGLSAQGAAAQTLETQLAAALLAAQNSDDTLENTKEKLANAEASLALLQEKLAQIGADEDDMQKRLLAALAAKSEVDANLNTIMTEAEQRSALLKVANDRLSAKEAESAESQRKMAVLNEQVTQLRAQLGSLQSVLDASAAIDGESKIQLQALGSQLNQALARVASEEKKRRALEEAERKRLEAEAEILKAETKNLARYRSEFFGRLRDLLGTQEGMRIDGDRFVFSSEVLFETGAVELSEEGKGEVAKVAAILRSVVDQIPPEIDWVIRVDGHTDDTPLLSNGKYSDNWELSQGRALSVVRYLVDALDIPPSRLAANGFGEYQPVNTDDTPEARAQNRRIELKFTEK; from the coding sequence GTGGCCTTAAGTCGGCGCACAGGGCAACGTTTTCAAGGGTCGATCTGGCCCGGATTCGTGGACGCGATGACGGCCCTTTTGCTGGTGTTAATGTTTGTCCTCACCATTTTCATGGTGGTCCAATCGGTCCTGCGCGAGACAATTTCTGGACAGGAGACAGAACTTGATGAACTCACGTCGCAGGTTCTAAGTCTTGCGGAAGCCTTGGGTCTTGAGCAAACAACCAACCAACAATTGCAAAGTGAAGTCGTTCGACTTTCTTCAAACCTGCTCGATGCCCGCGATGCGGCAGATATTCAAGCAAGTATGATCGCGTCTTTGACAGTGAAAAATGATGCGCAATCGGTGGAAATTTCTGCACGCAAGGCAGCAATTGCCAGCTTTGAGGCGCAAGTTGCGACGTTGTTGGCGCAACGGAACAAGGCTCTGGCGGATGGCACGGCGTTGGCAACAACATTGAGTGAAGCCGAGCAAGAGAAAGCACTGCTGATTTCCGAACAGGAAGCGTTGCAATTGGCACTAGCGAGTGTTCGTGAAGAAGTCGACCAAGGGGCCGAGGCCGCCAGGCTAGCCGCCGCAAAACGCGAGGCTCTAGAGGCGCTTATCGCGGATCTACAAGTTGAAAGCGCGCGCGAGAAAACGAGTTTGGCACAAACTTTGGCACGGCTTGCGGAGCAAGAAACCTTGAATGCAGGGTTGTCGGACGGGCTTTTGGAAGCCCAATCCAAGCTGGACGCAGTGGAAGCTGCACGACTTGCGGAATTAGCCGCGGCCGAGGCTTTGCGACTCCGACTCGATACTGCAGCGACAGCACTGTCCGAGGAAGAAGCCGCGCGTTTGGCGGAAGCGGCCGCGGCCCAAGCGTTGCGGGATCGATTGGCGAATGCCGACGATGAGATAACCGCGATGAGCATGGCTCTTGAGGCAAAGCGGCAAGAGGCCGAGGATACGCTCACATTGCTTGCCGCCGCAAATGATGCGCGTGGCGATTTGGATGAACGTTTAGCGGCAGCGCTGGCTGCAAAAATTTTCGCCGATAAAGGCTTGAGCGCGCAGGGGGCTGCGGCGCAAACGTTGGAAACTCAATTGGCTGCGGCTTTGTTGGCGGCACAAAACTCTGATGACACCCTAGAGAATACCAAAGAAAAACTGGCCAATGCAGAGGCTTCTTTGGCGCTCCTGCAGGAGAAGTTGGCTCAAATTGGCGCGGATGAAGACGATATGCAAAAACGCCTTTTGGCGGCATTAGCCGCAAAAAGCGAAGTTGATGCAAACCTCAACACAATCATGACAGAAGCCGAACAGCGCAGCGCATTGCTCAAAGTTGCGAATGATCGGCTTTCGGCGAAGGAAGCTGAATCCGCCGAAAGTCAGAGAAAAATGGCTGTTTTGAATGAGCAGGTTACGCAGTTGCGCGCTCAATTAGGTTCGTTGCAAAGCGTGTTGGATGCTTCCGCGGCAATTGATGGCGAGTCCAAAATACAGCTTCAGGCCTTAGGCTCACAACTCAATCAAGCCCTTGCCCGTGTGGCGAGCGAAGAGAAAAAACGCCGCGCTCTTGAAGAGGCGGAGCGCAAGCGACTCGAGGCCGAAGCGGAAATTCTCAAGGCCGAAACAAAAAATTTGGCACGATACCGTTCGGAGTTTTTTGGTCGACTGCGCGATCTTTTGGGTACGCAGGAAGGAATGCGTATCGACGGCGACCGGTTTGTATTCTCTTCCGAGGTTTTGTTTGAAACTGGCGCAGTCGAACTTTCTGAGGAAGGCAAGGGCGAGGTTGCGAAAGTCGCGGCGATCTTGAGGTCCGTCGTCGATCAGATTCCCCCGGAAATCGATTGGGTTATACGCGTGGATGGCCACACGGATGACACACCCCTTTTGAGCAACGGGAAATACAGCGATAATTGGGAGTTGTCACAAGGACGCGCCTTATCTGTGGTACGTTACTTGGTCGACGCATTGGATATTCCGCCCAGCCGTCTCGCGGCAAATGGGTTCGGCGAATACCAACCTGTCAACACTGACGACACGCCTGAAGCCCGTGCACAAAATCGGCGAATTGAACTCAAATTTACCGAGAAATAG
- the clpA gene encoding ATP-dependent Clp protease ATP-binding subunit ClpA, with amino-acid sequence MPSFSNTLEAAIHSALGLANERKHELATLEHLLLALLDEPDAIQVMRACNVDLDILRATLLEFIEDDLSSLETSVEGSEAVPTAAFQRVIQRAAIHVQSSGRTEVTGANVLVAIFAERESNAAYFLQEQDMTRYDAVNYIAHGVAKNPAYGEARPVTGSPETDEDIPLAEEGDSKDSALAKYCVDLNAKAAKGEVDPLIGRAHEVERCIQVLCRRRKNNPLLVGDPGVGKTAIAEGLARKIVKGETPAVLANATIYSLDMGALLAGTRYRGDFEERLKAVMTEMENHPDAILFIDEIHTIIGAGATSGGAMDASNLLKPALQGGKLRCMGSTTFKEFRQHFDKDRALSRRFQKIDVNEPTVPDAIKILQGLKPYFEEHHDVRFTSDAIKTAVELSSRYMADRKLPDKAIDVIDEAGAAQHLIPESRRRKTIGVKEIEAVVAKIARIPAKNVSKDDAEILRDLEKGLKRVVFGQDPAIETLASAIKLSRAGLREPDKPIGNYLFSGPTGVGKTEVANQLADILGVELLRFDMSEYMEKHAVSRLIGAPPGYVGFDQGGMLTDGVDQHPHCVLLLDEIEKAHPDVFNILLQVMDHGKLTDHNGRAVDFRNVILIMTSNAGAADQAKAAIGFGRDRREGEDTAAIERMFTPEFRNRLDAIVSFAPLGKEIILQVVEKFVLQLEAQLLDRNVAIELTRPAAEWLAEAGYDDKMGARPLGRVIQEHIKKPLAEELLFGKLVKGGLVKVGIKNGKIDLQVFKPEAPKLSSKKPPLLTAE; translated from the coding sequence ATGCCCTCATTTTCCAATACGCTCGAAGCCGCGATCCACAGCGCTCTTGGTTTAGCAAACGAACGTAAGCACGAATTAGCGACATTGGAGCATTTGCTCCTTGCGCTTCTTGATGAGCCTGACGCCATTCAGGTGATGCGCGCCTGTAATGTTGATCTCGATATACTGCGCGCCACATTGCTTGAATTCATCGAAGACGACCTTTCTTCGTTAGAAACAAGCGTCGAAGGCTCCGAAGCCGTCCCAACGGCGGCCTTCCAACGCGTCATTCAGCGCGCGGCCATCCATGTTCAATCTTCGGGTCGCACCGAAGTGACAGGGGCCAATGTACTTGTTGCGATTTTCGCCGAGCGCGAATCTAATGCGGCCTACTTCCTCCAAGAACAAGACATGACTCGCTATGACGCCGTAAATTACATCGCGCATGGTGTGGCTAAAAACCCCGCCTACGGCGAAGCACGGCCCGTTACTGGCTCCCCTGAGACCGATGAGGACATCCCGCTCGCGGAGGAAGGCGATTCCAAAGACAGCGCACTTGCCAAATATTGTGTCGACTTGAATGCGAAAGCAGCCAAGGGCGAAGTCGACCCTCTGATCGGTCGTGCTCATGAAGTCGAACGTTGCATTCAAGTGTTGTGCCGTCGTCGCAAGAACAACCCGCTTTTGGTTGGCGACCCCGGTGTGGGTAAAACAGCGATTGCAGAAGGTTTGGCCCGCAAGATTGTCAAAGGTGAAACGCCCGCAGTTTTGGCGAATGCTACAATTTATTCGCTCGACATGGGCGCGCTCTTGGCCGGAACTCGCTACCGCGGCGACTTTGAAGAGCGCCTCAAAGCCGTCATGACCGAAATGGAAAACCATCCAGACGCAATTCTATTCATCGATGAAATCCACACAATCATCGGGGCTGGAGCGACGTCTGGCGGCGCTATGGACGCGAGCAATTTGCTTAAACCTGCGTTGCAGGGCGGGAAATTGCGCTGCATGGGGTCGACCACCTTCAAAGAGTTCCGTCAACACTTTGATAAGGACCGCGCGCTTTCACGTCGGTTCCAAAAGATCGACGTGAACGAGCCAACAGTTCCAGATGCGATCAAAATCTTGCAAGGGTTGAAGCCCTATTTTGAAGAACATCACGATGTGCGCTTCACCTCCGATGCGATCAAAACAGCTGTCGAACTTTCGTCGCGCTATATGGCCGATCGCAAGCTTCCGGACAAAGCAATCGACGTGATCGATGAAGCGGGTGCCGCACAGCATCTGATTCCAGAAAGTCGTCGTCGCAAAACAATTGGCGTCAAGGAAATCGAAGCGGTTGTGGCAAAAATCGCCCGCATTCCAGCTAAGAATGTGTCCAAAGATGACGCCGAAATTCTGCGCGATCTTGAAAAGGGACTAAAACGGGTTGTCTTTGGCCAAGATCCAGCCATCGAAACGCTCGCGTCCGCGATTAAATTGTCTCGGGCGGGACTGCGCGAACCAGACAAGCCCATCGGGAACTACCTGTTTTCAGGTCCAACGGGTGTGGGTAAAACCGAAGTTGCCAACCAACTTGCGGATATCCTTGGTGTTGAACTCCTTCGGTTCGACATGTCCGAATATATGGAGAAACACGCGGTTTCCCGTCTAATCGGCGCCCCTCCCGGATATGTCGGCTTCGATCAAGGCGGCATGCTCACGGATGGTGTGGACCAACACCCGCATTGTGTCTTGCTTCTTGATGAGATCGAAAAGGCGCATCCGGATGTCTTCAACATCCTGCTTCAAGTGATGGACCACGGCAAACTGACTGACCACAACGGTCGCGCGGTGGATTTCCGCAACGTGATCCTGATTATGACCTCAAATGCTGGGGCCGCTGATCAAGCCAAAGCTGCCATTGGATTTGGCCGTGACCGACGAGAAGGCGAGGATACCGCTGCGATTGAACGCATGTTCACTCCAGAATTCCGCAACCGTCTTGATGCCATCGTCAGCTTTGCGCCGTTGGGCAAAGAGATCATCCTGCAAGTTGTCGAAAAATTCGTTCTGCAACTTGAGGCCCAACTCTTGGATCGAAACGTTGCAATCGAACTAACGCGCCCTGCTGCAGAATGGCTCGCCGAAGCTGGCTATGACGACAAAATGGGAGCACGACCACTTGGTCGCGTGATTCAAGAGCATATCAAGAAACCATTGGCCGAGGAATTGCTCTTTGGAAAGCTGGTCAAAGGTGGTTTGGTGAAAGTCGGAATTAAAAATGGGAAAATTGATCTTCAGGTTTTCAAGCCCGAAGCCCCTAAACTTTCCTCTAAAAAACCGCCGCTTCTTACAGCAGAATAA